The following coding sequences lie in one Capsicum annuum cultivar UCD-10X-F1 chromosome 5, UCD10Xv1.1, whole genome shotgun sequence genomic window:
- the LOC107870890 gene encoding protein cornichon homolog 4 isoform X1, whose amino-acid sequence MGDLLSWLFSFFLLVSVLGTILYQLMCLADLEQDYVNPYDSATRINRIVVPEFALQGALCFLHLVTGHWLMFLICLPYLYYNVQVYTERCHLVYVTEIFNQLPWEKKIRLYKLGYLVILLAFSIFWMVWSIVDE is encoded by the exons ATGGGCGATCTACTCTCATGGCTATTCTCCTTCTTCCTTCTCGTTTCTGTTCTTGGTACTATCCTCTACCAG CTCATGTGCTTGGCAGATCTTGAACAGGATTATGTCAACCCTTATGATTCAGCAACACGGATTAACAGAATAGTGGTGCCAGAATTTGCTCTTCAAGGAGCCCTGTGCTTCCTACATCTTGTGACAGGGCATTGGTTGATGTTTCTGATATGTCTGCCATACTTGTACTATAACGTCCAAGT CTATACTGAACGCTGCCACTTGGTATATGTAACTGAGATTTTCAATCAGCTTCCGTGGGAAAAGAAGATCCGGTTGTATAAGCTTGGATATCTTGTGATACTTCTTGCCTTTTCGATATTCTG GATGGTTTGGAGTATTGTGGATGAATGA
- the LOC107870890 gene encoding probable protein cornichon homolog 2 isoform X2 has product MAILLLPSRFCSWYYPLPDLEQDYVNPYDSATRINRIVVPEFALQGALCFLHLVTGHWLMFLICLPYLYYNVQVYTERCHLVYVTEIFNQLPWEKKIRLYKLGYLVILLAFSIFWMVWSIVDE; this is encoded by the exons ATGGCTATTCTCCTTCTTCCTTCTCGTTTCTGTTCTTGGTACTATCCTCTACCAG ATCTTGAACAGGATTATGTCAACCCTTATGATTCAGCAACACGGATTAACAGAATAGTGGTGCCAGAATTTGCTCTTCAAGGAGCCCTGTGCTTCCTACATCTTGTGACAGGGCATTGGTTGATGTTTCTGATATGTCTGCCATACTTGTACTATAACGTCCAAGT CTATACTGAACGCTGCCACTTGGTATATGTAACTGAGATTTTCAATCAGCTTCCGTGGGAAAAGAAGATCCGGTTGTATAAGCTTGGATATCTTGTGATACTTCTTGCCTTTTCGATATTCTG GATGGTTTGGAGTATTGTGGATGAATGA